In Dehalococcoidia bacterium, one genomic interval encodes:
- a CDS encoding DegT/DnrJ/EryC1/StrS family aminotransferase, translating to MTAAAALTIRLAQPIVEDDEKRAVIDALESKQLAQGPRVAAFEEAFAAYIGVEHAIAVNSGTAALHLALLAHGIGAGDEVIVPAFSFAATANVVLHAGARPVFVDVREDDLCIDPGQVEVAITTRTKAVMPVHLYGQPCEIDAMRAICERRGIALIEDAAQAVGASVGGKKCGAFGIAAFSFYATKNLQTGEGGMITTNDAAVAEMARTLRSQGERTRYVTEELGFNYRMTEIAAALGKAQLRKIDARNEQRRRNAARLTELLSDVDAIETPRELPGRHHVYHQYTVRVRAGRDARDRLQAALRNEGIESAVFYPAPIHQQPLYRRLGYGDVRMPVAERLCDEVLSLPVHPGLAEGDQERVATSVARSIRS from the coding sequence GTGACGGCGGCGGCGGCGCTGACGATCCGGCTCGCGCAGCCGATCGTCGAGGACGACGAGAAGCGCGCGGTGATCGACGCGCTGGAGTCGAAGCAACTTGCGCAGGGGCCGCGCGTCGCGGCGTTCGAGGAAGCGTTTGCTGCGTACATCGGCGTCGAGCACGCGATAGCCGTGAACAGTGGCACGGCGGCATTGCACCTGGCACTGCTGGCGCACGGCATCGGTGCGGGGGATGAGGTGATCGTGCCGGCGTTCAGCTTCGCGGCAACGGCGAACGTCGTGCTGCACGCCGGGGCGCGGCCAGTGTTCGTCGACGTGCGAGAGGATGACCTTTGCATCGACCCGGGGCAGGTCGAAGTGGCGATCACGACGCGTACGAAGGCCGTGATGCCGGTACACCTGTACGGACAGCCATGCGAGATCGATGCGATGCGTGCGATCTGCGAGCGGCGTGGCATTGCCCTGATCGAAGACGCAGCGCAGGCGGTCGGCGCGTCGGTGGGCGGCAAGAAGTGCGGCGCGTTCGGCATAGCGGCGTTCAGCTTCTACGCGACGAAAAATCTGCAGACCGGCGAGGGTGGCATGATCACGACGAACGACGCCGCCGTCGCCGAGATGGCGCGCACGCTGCGGTCGCAGGGTGAGCGCACGCGCTACGTCACGGAGGAACTCGGCTTCAACTACCGCATGACGGAAATCGCCGCGGCGCTCGGGAAGGCGCAGTTGCGGAAGATCGACGCGCGAAACGAGCAGCGCCGTCGCAACGCCGCGCGGCTGACGGAGCTGCTGTCCGACGTCGATGCGATCGAGACGCCGCGCGAGCTGCCGGGGCGGCATCATGTGTATCACCAGTACACGGTCCGCGTGCGCGCCGGACGCGATGCGCGCGACCGGTTGCAGGCGGCGCTGCGGAACGAGGGCATCGAGTCGGCGGTGTTCTATCCGGCGCCGATCCACCAGCAGCCGCTGTACCGGCGTCTCGGCTACGGCGACGTGCGGATGCCGGTCGCCGAGCGGCTGTGCGATGAGGTGCTGTCGCTGCCGGTGCACCCGGGGTTGGCGGAGGGTGATCAGGAGCGGGTTGCCACGTCAGTCGCGCGCTCTATTCGATCGTGA
- a CDS encoding CAP domain-containing protein: MNRWHRLRSYLPLGTLVVFGALAIGLLSGCTVEVAAEIKTYSGINQIRASRGLPPLVADPALVEIARIRSRDMAARGYFSHQPPDGCNYVCLMDQRGVPHAWAGENIAWNTWDWPQTADVAVEMWRKSPGHMENILGCHYTRFGTGVAKGRDGKVYFTMIFDGNRPC, translated from the coding sequence GTGAACCGGTGGCACCGTCTTCGATCGTATCTACCACTCGGGACGCTGGTGGTGTTTGGCGCCCTGGCGATCGGCCTGCTCTCCGGCTGCACGGTCGAGGTGGCGGCGGAAATCAAGACCTACAGCGGCATCAACCAGATCCGGGCGTCGCGCGGGCTGCCACCGCTGGTCGCCGACCCGGCGTTGGTGGAGATCGCGCGCATCCGCAGCCGCGACATGGCGGCGCGCGGCTACTTCAGCCACCAGCCTCCGGACGGCTGCAACTACGTCTGTCTGATGGACCAGCGCGGCGTTCCGCACGCATGGGCCGGCGAGAACATCGCGTGGAACACGTGGGACTGGCCGCAGACGGCGGACGTCGCGGTCGAGATGTGGCGGAAGAGTCCGGGGCACATGGAGAACATCCTTGGCTGCCACTACACGCGCTTCGGCACCGGGGTCGCGAAGGGCCGCGACGGCAAGGTGTACTTCACGATGATTTTCGATGGGAATCGCCCCTGCTGA
- a CDS encoding acyltransferase produces MKQVIHRTADVSKDAQVGDDTRIWHEAQVREGARIGRECTLGKGVYVDRDVIIGDRCKIQNRASVFHGVTLEDGVFVGPHAILANDRFPRAINTDGTLKTDDDWMIEPSLIREGASIGAGAIVLPGVTVGQWAMIGAGAVVTANVEDHAIMRGNPARLAGWVCVCGRPLRMSETNMWFCDPCDRPYHFADIAS; encoded by the coding sequence TTGAAGCAGGTAATCCACCGCACCGCTGACGTATCGAAGGACGCGCAGGTCGGCGACGACACGCGCATCTGGCACGAAGCGCAGGTGCGCGAAGGCGCGCGCATCGGGCGGGAGTGCACGTTGGGCAAGGGCGTGTACGTCGACCGGGACGTGATCATCGGCGACCGTTGCAAGATCCAGAACCGCGCGTCGGTCTTCCACGGCGTGACGCTCGAAGACGGCGTGTTCGTCGGCCCGCACGCGATCCTGGCGAACGACCGCTTTCCGCGCGCGATCAACACCGACGGCACCCTCAAGACCGACGACGACTGGATGATCGAGCCGTCACTGATCCGCGAGGGCGCCTCGATCGGCGCCGGGGCGATCGTGCTGCCGGGCGTGACCGTCGGCCAGTGGGCGATGATCGGCGCCGGCGCCGTCGTGACGGCGAACGTCGAGGACCACGCGATCATGCGCGGCAATCCGGCGCGGCTGGCAGGCTGGGTCTGCGTGTGCGGGAGGCCGCTGCGGATGTCCGAGACGAACATGTGGTTTTGCGACCCGTGCGACCGGCCGTACCACTTCGCGGACATCGCGTCGTGA
- a CDS encoding long-chain-fatty-acid--CoA ligase — protein MNTAEFLQITSMVVPDRTALVCEGKRVTYMDMAERVNRLANYLLGLGAGSDKPVGIMATNCIEYVETYYAAAKVGATFVPLNYRAKDEELTYMINASDAGVLLVGSRYLDLVARLRPTLEHVERFVCYDRLVEGMDFYPDVLAASSPDELFIEVDEERPTVLIYTSGTTSVPKGVALTYTNLSVYVTNTMNPADPGEEPDVTLLSVPMFHVAGVTPLMSSVWGGRTLVILPQFDPKAWLEAVHNEKVTHSFVVPTMLKRIMEHEDFAKYDLSSLKLITYGAAPMPYEVVSKAVDAFTCGLMNAYGQTESTSTMTFLGPDDHQIPKEPGDERDKRLHRLRSVGRGMDDVVIAIMDEGNNIVGAGAEGEITVMGPRIMAEYHKQKEATASAIVDGWLHTGDVGYLDDEGYLFITGRKKDLIIRGGENISPGEIEATLDEHPQIEESAIIGVPDPDWGEVIKAIIVPKGGAKPDPEEVVSYAKARLASYKAPTYFAFVDELPRNPMGKVLKTELRKRYGKPGNE, from the coding sequence ATGAACACGGCCGAATTCCTGCAGATCACGTCGATGGTCGTCCCCGACCGCACCGCGCTCGTCTGCGAGGGCAAGCGCGTGACGTACATGGACATGGCCGAGCGGGTGAACCGGCTCGCGAACTACCTCCTGGGGCTTGGCGCGGGGTCCGATAAGCCCGTGGGCATCATGGCGACGAACTGCATCGAATACGTGGAGACGTACTACGCCGCGGCGAAAGTCGGCGCGACGTTCGTGCCACTCAACTATCGCGCGAAGGACGAAGAGTTGACGTACATGATCAACGCGTCCGACGCAGGCGTGCTGTTGGTGGGCAGTCGCTACCTCGACCTGGTCGCACGGCTGCGTCCGACGCTGGAGCACGTCGAGCGGTTCGTCTGCTACGACCGCCTGGTCGAAGGCATGGACTTCTATCCGGACGTGCTGGCGGCGTCGAGCCCTGATGAGTTGTTCATCGAGGTCGACGAGGAACGGCCCACGGTGCTGATTTACACATCCGGCACGACGTCGGTGCCGAAGGGCGTCGCGCTCACGTACACGAACCTCTCGGTGTACGTGACGAACACGATGAACCCCGCCGATCCCGGCGAGGAGCCAGACGTGACGCTGCTCTCCGTGCCGATGTTCCACGTGGCGGGCGTGACGCCGCTGATGTCTTCGGTGTGGGGCGGGCGGACGCTTGTCATCCTGCCGCAGTTCGACCCGAAAGCGTGGCTCGAAGCCGTACACAACGAGAAGGTCACGCACAGCTTCGTCGTGCCGACGATGCTGAAGCGCATCATGGAGCACGAAGACTTCGCGAAGTACGACCTGTCGTCGCTTAAGCTCATCACGTACGGCGCGGCGCCGATGCCGTACGAAGTCGTCAGCAAGGCGGTTGACGCGTTCACGTGCGGCTTGATGAACGCCTACGGTCAGACGGAAAGCACGTCGACGATGACGTTCCTGGGGCCGGATGACCACCAGATCCCGAAGGAGCCGGGCGACGAACGCGACAAGAGGCTGCACCGGCTGCGTTCCGTGGGCCGCGGCATGGACGACGTGGTCATAGCCATCATGGACGAAGGGAACAACATCGTCGGGGCGGGCGCAGAAGGCGAGATCACCGTGATGGGGCCGCGCATCATGGCCGAGTACCACAAGCAGAAGGAAGCGACGGCGAGCGCCATCGTCGATGGCTGGCTGCACACGGGCGACGTCGGGTACCTGGACGACGAGGGATACCTGTTCATCACGGGACGCAAGAAGGACTTGATCATTCGCGGCGGCGAGAACATCTCGCCGGGCGAGATCGAGGCGACGCTCGACGAGCATCCGCAGATCGAAGAGTCGGCGATCATCGGCGTGCCCGATCCGGACTGGGGCGAAGTGATCAAGGCGATCATCGTGCCGAAGGGCGGCGCGAAGCCTGATCCCGAGGAGGTCGTCAGCTATGCGAAGGCGCGCCTGGCAAGCTACAAGGCGCCGACGTACTTCGCGTTCGTCGACGAGTTGCCGCGCAACCCGATGGGTAAGGTGCTGAAGACGGAACTGCGCAAGCGGTACGGCAAGCCGGGTAACGAATGA
- a CDS encoding Gfo/Idh/MocA family oxidoreductase translates to MTEPLRAAVIGLGAMGANHVRVYGEMPGIELVAVADVDEGRVAAAAAQQSRAESPRHGALAVAGYDDYRRMLDEQRIDLLTVAVPTRAHLEVASAAIERGIATLVEKPLAATIDEGRELRDLARRAGVLLTVGHVERFNPAVFELKQRLAAGEAGRIFQVHARRVGPFPQRVRDVGVALDLAPHDIDVMRFLLDSDIVRVHAETEQRINTEHEDMLLGMLRFANGVVGVLDVNWLTPTKIRELSVLGERGMFVVDYLARSLTFYENDHHQHEEPAGWAARHTKGVSEGPVRAIAVEKREPLRVELEAFAAAVRAGGPPPVSPDDAIAAMRAAEALVRAGDTGEDVVLPLRAAPA, encoded by the coding sequence ATGACTGAACCGCTGCGGGCCGCCGTCATCGGGCTTGGTGCGATGGGCGCCAACCATGTGCGCGTGTACGGCGAGATGCCGGGCATCGAGCTGGTGGCGGTGGCGGACGTGGATGAGGGTCGGGTGGCCGCGGCCGCTGCGCAGCAGTCGCGGGCTGAAAGCCCGCGCCACGGTGCGCTCGCGGTCGCGGGGTACGACGACTACCGCCGCATGCTGGACGAGCAGCGCATCGACCTGCTGACGGTCGCCGTGCCGACGCGCGCGCACCTCGAAGTCGCGAGCGCGGCGATCGAGCGCGGGATCGCGACGCTGGTGGAAAAGCCGCTCGCTGCGACGATCGACGAGGGGCGGGAACTTCGCGACCTGGCGCGACGCGCGGGGGTGCTGCTCACGGTGGGGCACGTCGAGCGGTTCAATCCGGCAGTGTTCGAGCTGAAGCAGCGGCTGGCGGCGGGCGAGGCGGGGCGCATCTTCCAGGTACACGCGCGCCGCGTCGGGCCGTTTCCGCAACGCGTGCGCGACGTCGGCGTGGCACTTGACCTGGCGCCGCACGACATCGACGTGATGCGCTTCCTGCTCGACAGCGACATCGTGCGCGTACACGCCGAGACAGAGCAGCGCATCAACACGGAGCACGAAGACATGCTGCTCGGCATGCTGCGCTTCGCGAACGGCGTCGTCGGCGTGCTCGACGTCAACTGGCTGACGCCGACGAAGATCCGCGAACTGTCGGTGCTCGGCGAGCGCGGGATGTTCGTCGTCGACTACCTGGCGCGCAGCCTCACGTTCTACGAGAACGACCATCACCAACACGAGGAGCCGGCGGGCTGGGCGGCGCGCCACACGAAGGGCGTCAGCGAAGGGCCCGTGCGCGCGATCGCGGTCGAGAAGCGCGAGCCGCTGCGCGTCGAGCTGGAGGCGTTCGCCGCGGCGGTGCGCGCCGGCGGTCCGCCGCCCGTCTCGCCGGATGACGCCATCGCCGCGATGCGGGCGGCCGAGGCGCTGGTCCGCGCCGGCGACACCGGCGAAGACGTCGTGCTGCCGCTGCGGGCGGCGCCCGCGTGA
- the wecB gene encoding UDP-N-acetylglucosamine 2-epimerase (non-hydrolyzing) — MKILTVVGARPQFIKAAAFSRAVRERNTEVLVHTGQHYDASMSDVFFEELALPTPDYHLGVGSGSHGAQTGQMLERIEATIKRESPDRVVVYGDTNSTLAGALAAAKLSVPVAHVEAGLRSFVRDMPEEINRLVADRISTYLFAPTQTAVDNLAREGMTEGVTLTGDIMYDALLQHAETASQKSRILSELALTPRGYVLATVHRAANTDDPAKLGEIMEALALLHEPVILPMHPRTRAALMGTDIEVEPGVRIIDPVGYLDMLELQRNARVVLTDSGGVQKEAYLLAVPCVTLREETEWIETLEGGWNVLAGAQAERILAAARRSPPQGRPPPVFGDGHAAARMVTALEAGNPPHR; from the coding sequence ATGAAGATCCTGACCGTCGTCGGCGCGAGGCCGCAGTTCATCAAGGCCGCAGCGTTTTCGCGCGCCGTCCGCGAGCGTAACACCGAAGTGCTCGTCCACACCGGGCAACATTACGATGCCTCCATGTCCGACGTTTTCTTCGAGGAGTTGGCGCTGCCGACGCCCGACTATCACCTCGGCGTCGGTTCGGGCTCGCACGGCGCGCAGACGGGGCAGATGCTCGAACGCATCGAGGCCACGATCAAGCGCGAGTCGCCGGACCGCGTCGTGGTGTACGGCGATACGAACAGCACGCTGGCGGGCGCGCTCGCGGCGGCGAAGCTCAGCGTGCCGGTCGCGCACGTCGAAGCGGGATTGCGGAGCTTTGTGCGCGACATGCCCGAAGAGATCAATCGCCTCGTCGCCGACCGCATCTCGACGTATCTTTTCGCGCCGACGCAGACGGCGGTCGACAATCTCGCGCGCGAGGGCATGACGGAAGGTGTCACGCTCACGGGCGACATCATGTACGACGCGCTGCTGCAGCACGCCGAGACGGCGTCGCAGAAGTCACGCATTCTGAGTGAACTCGCGTTGACGCCGCGCGGCTACGTGCTGGCGACGGTGCACCGCGCGGCGAACACCGACGATCCGGCGAAGCTCGGAGAGATCATGGAGGCGCTGGCGCTGCTCCACGAGCCGGTCATATTGCCGATGCACCCGCGCACGCGGGCGGCGCTCATGGGCACGGACATCGAAGTCGAGCCGGGGGTGCGGATCATCGATCCCGTCGGATATCTCGACATGCTGGAGTTGCAGCGCAACGCGCGCGTGGTGCTCACCGACTCCGGCGGCGTGCAGAAGGAGGCGTACCTGCTCGCGGTGCCTTGCGTGACGCTTCGAGAGGAGACTGAGTGGATCGAGACGCTGGAAGGCGGCTGGAACGTCCTCGCCGGGGCGCAGGCCGAACGTATACTGGCAGCGGCGAGACGATCGCCTCCGCAAGGACGGCCGCCGCCCGTCTTCGGCGATGGGCACGCGGCGGCACGCATGGTGACGGCGCTTGAAGCAGGTAATCCACCGCACCGCTGA
- a CDS encoding nucleotide sugar dehydrogenase codes for MNVCVVGLGKIGMPLAVQFASKGAQVAGYDIDAARVAAINDGRNPLEGEPGLAEAIPRFVVSGTLRATCDARDAAASADTIIFIVPVDIDETQRPDFALLDAAVEAVGPHVRRGALVIVETTVPVGTTRYRVAARIIEQSGMTPPGDFAVAFSPERVSSGSVLRDLATYPKVVGGIDERSTALAAQFYEKMLDAPVMQVRDAETAEFSKLAETTYRDVNIALANEFARMADRLGVDALQAIEAANSQPYSHIHQPGVGVGGHCIPVYPHFLGAGDSDLIDTGRRINDGMAGYGVERLKQALGTLDGATVIVLGFAYRANVKESRHSSAYGLVQALADAGAKAYVHDPFFTADELRAAGVEPPPAFPAACDALVVQAWHDAYASLDLRAFPGLRAVLDGRGALTPEAVAAAGVAYVGIGR; via the coding sequence GTGAACGTCTGTGTCGTCGGGCTGGGCAAAATCGGCATGCCGCTGGCGGTGCAGTTCGCGTCGAAAGGCGCACAGGTTGCAGGCTATGACATCGACGCGGCGCGCGTTGCGGCGATCAACGACGGTCGCAACCCGCTTGAGGGCGAGCCCGGACTCGCGGAGGCGATCCCGCGCTTCGTTGTGAGCGGTACGCTCCGCGCGACGTGCGACGCGCGTGACGCGGCCGCCAGCGCCGATACCATCATCTTCATCGTGCCGGTCGATATCGATGAAACGCAGCGGCCGGACTTCGCGCTGCTCGACGCGGCAGTCGAGGCGGTGGGCCCGCACGTGCGGCGCGGCGCGCTGGTCATCGTCGAGACGACGGTGCCGGTCGGCACGACGCGTTATCGCGTCGCCGCGAGGATCATCGAACAGAGCGGCATGACGCCGCCGGGCGACTTCGCCGTCGCGTTCAGCCCCGAGCGCGTCTCGTCCGGCAGCGTGTTACGCGACCTGGCGACGTACCCGAAGGTCGTCGGCGGCATCGACGAGCGCAGCACGGCGCTTGCCGCACAGTTCTACGAGAAGATGCTCGACGCGCCGGTGATGCAAGTGCGCGACGCAGAGACGGCGGAGTTTTCCAAGCTCGCCGAGACGACGTACCGTGACGTGAACATTGCGCTGGCGAACGAGTTCGCGCGCATGGCGGACCGCCTCGGCGTCGATGCGTTGCAGGCGATCGAAGCGGCGAACTCGCAGCCGTACTCGCACATCCACCAACCGGGCGTCGGCGTGGGCGGGCACTGCATACCGGTCTACCCGCACTTCCTCGGCGCCGGCGACAGCGACCTCATCGACACTGGCCGTCGGATCAACGACGGCATGGCGGGTTACGGCGTCGAGCGGCTCAAGCAGGCGCTGGGCACGCTTGACGGGGCGACAGTCATCGTGCTGGGGTTCGCGTACCGGGCAAACGTGAAGGAGTCGCGGCACTCGAGCGCGTACGGGCTCGTGCAGGCGCTCGCCGACGCCGGCGCGAAGGCGTACGTACACGACCCCTTCTTTACAGCCGACGAACTGCGCGCAGCCGGCGTCGAACCGCCGCCCGCCTTCCCGGCCGCTTGCGATGCGCTGGTCGTCCAGGCGTGGCACGACGCGTACGCCTCGCTCGACCTGCGTGCGTTCCCCGGCCTTCGCGCGGTGCTCGATGGGCGCGGCGCGCTCACGCCGGAGGCAGTTGCCGCGGCCGGCGTCGCGTACGTCGGCATCGGCCGGTAA
- a CDS encoding pitrilysin family protein, with protein sequence MTSPFEDPQYCKTTLDNGLRILSAPMPGTRSVSVSVYVGAGSRYETPVEAGLSHLLEHLLFKGTEKRPSAQLISETIDAVGGVMNAGTDRELTVYYAKVARPHFQRAADVLADMIRNPLIAAAEIEKERKVVIEELASIEDSPAQLVDVLLDATMWPDQPLGRDVAGTEASVNGLTREGTLDYMHRQYVPNNIVVAVAGAIEHGEIVEFFRDALGDWKAGSPSDWIPAIDGQTAPRARVQYKRTEQAHIEIAVHALSNQDPDRFAVDLISVILGEGMSSRLFMELREKRALCYDVHSYASHYLDTGAFAVYAGVDPKKTVEATGALLEQLALVRDSGVSDDELHKAKELSKGRLLLRMEDTRNVSGWIGGQEMLNGFVRTPDEVVALVDAVTSDDIRRVAKKLLDERKLSLALVGPFKSDKRFASLLKV encoded by the coding sequence ATGACATCACCCTTCGAAGACCCCCAGTACTGCAAGACGACGCTCGATAACGGCCTACGCATCCTGTCGGCGCCGATGCCGGGGACGCGATCTGTCTCCGTCAGCGTCTACGTCGGCGCGGGCTCCCGCTATGAGACGCCGGTTGAAGCCGGGCTCTCGCACCTGCTGGAGCACCTGCTGTTCAAGGGCACCGAGAAGCGGCCCTCGGCACAGTTAATCTCGGAGACGATCGACGCGGTCGGCGGCGTCATGAACGCCGGCACCGACCGGGAGTTGACCGTCTACTACGCGAAGGTCGCCCGGCCGCACTTTCAGCGCGCCGCCGATGTGCTCGCGGACATGATTCGCAACCCGCTCATCGCGGCGGCGGAGATCGAAAAAGAGCGGAAGGTCGTCATCGAGGAGTTGGCGTCGATCGAGGACTCGCCAGCGCAACTCGTCGACGTGCTGCTCGACGCGACGATGTGGCCGGACCAGCCCCTGGGGCGCGACGTGGCGGGCACCGAGGCGTCCGTCAACGGCCTAACGCGTGAGGGGACGCTGGACTACATGCACCGCCAGTACGTGCCGAACAACATCGTCGTGGCGGTGGCGGGGGCGATCGAGCACGGCGAGATCGTCGAGTTTTTCCGTGATGCGCTGGGCGACTGGAAGGCGGGCAGCCCGTCGGACTGGATTCCCGCGATCGACGGCCAGACGGCCCCGCGGGCGCGGGTGCAGTACAAGCGCACGGAGCAGGCGCACATCGAGATCGCGGTACACGCGCTCTCGAACCAGGACCCCGATCGTTTCGCGGTCGACCTGATCAGCGTCATCCTCGGCGAAGGCATGAGCAGCCGGCTGTTCATGGAGCTGCGCGAAAAGCGCGCCCTCTGCTACGACGTCCACAGCTACGCCAGCCACTACCTGGACACGGGCGCGTTCGCGGTCTACGCGGGTGTCGACCCGAAGAAGACCGTCGAGGCGACGGGGGCGCTGCTCGAGCAGCTCGCGCTGGTGCGCGACAGCGGCGTCAGCGACGACGAACTGCACAAGGCGAAGGAACTGTCGAAGGGACGGCTGCTGCTGCGGATGGAAGACACGCGCAACGTCAGCGGCTGGATCGGCGGCCAAGAGATGCTCAACGGCTTCGTGCGGACGCCCGACGAAGTGGTTGCGCTGGTCGACGCGGTGACGAGCGACGACATTCGTCGCGTCGCGAAGAAGCTGCTCGATGAGCGAAAGCTCTCGCTCGCGCTCGTCGGGCCGTTCAAGTCTGACAAGCGGTTCGCTTCGCTGCTGAAGGTGTAG
- a CDS encoding alpha/beta hydrolase: MPFVDVEGGRIYYERHGPKPGGAPAIVFAHGAGGNHLSWWQQVPHFESGYTCIVFDHRGFGQSIDADGRMGAAFADDLRALLDHLAIERAHLVAQSMGGWTCLRFAVRHPERVVKLVMSDTPGGLSTPEVTAAARSASQNAGPPPEGVHPAAGARMRDEQPDLAFLYAEIDALNPPRERAQLGELIRSCGNVSAEEAAGVKLPVLFIAGEEDIVIQPPIIDAAAGCFPNASVERVAKAGHSVYFERADIYNALVDKFLAS; encoded by the coding sequence ATGCCGTTTGTCGATGTCGAGGGCGGGCGCATCTACTACGAGCGGCACGGGCCGAAGCCCGGCGGCGCGCCGGCGATCGTCTTCGCGCACGGGGCGGGCGGCAACCACCTGTCGTGGTGGCAGCAGGTGCCACACTTCGAGAGCGGCTATACCTGCATCGTCTTCGACCACCGCGGGTTCGGGCAGTCGATCGACGCTGATGGCCGCATGGGCGCCGCCTTCGCCGATGACCTGCGGGCGCTGCTCGATCATTTGGCCATCGAACGGGCGCACCTCGTCGCGCAGTCGATGGGCGGCTGGACGTGCCTGCGGTTTGCGGTCCGGCACCCTGAGCGCGTCGTGAAGCTCGTCATGTCAGACACGCCGGGCGGACTTTCGACGCCGGAGGTGACGGCCGCCGCGCGCTCAGCGAGCCAGAACGCCGGGCCGCCGCCCGAGGGCGTGCATCCGGCGGCAGGCGCCCGCATGCGCGACGAACAACCGGACCTCGCGTTCCTTTACGCGGAGATCGACGCGCTCAATCCGCCCCGCGAGCGTGCTCAGTTGGGTGAACTCATACGCTCGTGCGGCAACGTGTCTGCCGAAGAAGCCGCCGGGGTCAAATTGCCCGTGCTGTTCATCGCCGGCGAGGAGGACATCGTCATTCAGCCGCCGATCATCGATGCGGCCGCCGGGTGCTTTCCGAACGCCAGCGTGGAGCGCGTCGCGAAGGCCGGACATTCTGTCTACTTCGAGCGGGCGGATATCTACAACGCCCTGGTCGATAAGTTCCTCGCGTCCTAA
- a CDS encoding RpiB/LacA/LacB family sugar-phosphate isomerase, whose amino-acid sequence MKFCIGSDDTGPAPDAVVVALRERGHDVELCGPLAGEQTGWADVAHAVAQKVASGAADQGVLFCWTGTGVSMTANKTPGIRAALCGDAETARGARVWNDANVLCMSLRTTTPIVAREIIDAWLSAEVDGSEREQIARIES is encoded by the coding sequence ATGAAGTTCTGCATCGGCAGCGATGACACCGGCCCCGCGCCCGACGCTGTTGTCGTGGCGCTGCGTGAGCGCGGCCACGACGTCGAGCTGTGCGGGCCGTTGGCCGGCGAGCAGACCGGCTGGGCAGATGTCGCGCACGCGGTCGCGCAGAAGGTCGCCTCAGGCGCCGCGGATCAGGGCGTGCTGTTCTGCTGGACCGGCACCGGCGTGTCGATGACCGCGAACAAGACGCCCGGCATCCGCGCCGCGCTCTGCGGCGACGCCGAGACCGCGCGCGGCGCCCGCGTCTGGAACGATGCGAACGTGCTGTGCATGTCCCTCCGCACCACGACGCCGATCGTCGCTCGTGAGATCATTGACGCGTGGCTGTCAGCTGAGGTCGACGGCAGCGAGCGCGAACAGATCGCCCGGATCGAGTCGTAG